A region from the Medicago truncatula cultivar Jemalong A17 chromosome 6, MtrunA17r5.0-ANR, whole genome shotgun sequence genome encodes:
- the LOC25495860 gene encoding beta-glucosidase BoGH3B isoform X4: MAKGSHFLVGLVLLHCLVAMAEAEHLRYKDPKQPLNTRIKDLVDRMTLEEKIGQMVQIDRSVASADVMKKYYIGSILSGGGSVPKPEATAKDWVDMINEFQKGALSTRLGIPMIYGIDAVHGNNNVYKATIFPHNVGLGATRDPQLVKKIGDATALEARATGIPYVFAPCIAVCRDPRWGRCYESYSEDHKIVQSMTELIPGLQGDLPANWSKGVPYVGGSKKVAACAKHFVGDGGTTKGINENNTVATRHELLSIHMPAYYNSIIKGVSTIMVSYSSWNGEKMHANRDLITGFLKNTLRFRGFVISDWEGIDRITSPPHANYTYSIEAGVNAGIDMIMIPFNYTEFIDGLTLLVKSNAIPMSRIDDAVKRILRVKFVMGLFENPLADYSLTDQLGSQEHRELAREAVRKSLVLLKNGENADKPLLPLPKKAPKILVAGSHADNLGYQCGGWTIQWQGLSGNNITSGTTILSAIKNTVDKETKVVYEENPSLDYVKSNDFSYAVVVVGETPYAETNGDSLNLTISGNGTETINNVCGRVKCVVVLVTGRPVAIQPYLNKIDGLVAAWLPGSEGTGVADVLFGDYGFTGKLARTWFKTVDQLPMNVGDSHYDPLFPFGFGLSS, from the exons ATGGCAAAAGGTTCACATTTTTTGGTGGGGCTTGTGCTCTTGCACTGCTTGGTAGCTATGGCAGAAGCTGAGCATTTGAGATACAAAGATCCAAAGCAGCCATTGAATACTCGAATCAAGGATCTTGTTGACAGGATGACTTTGGAAGAGAAAATCGGTCAGATGGTTCAGATTGATCGCAGCGTTGCTTCCGCTGATGTGATGAAAAAGTATTATATTG gTAGCATTCTAAGTGGTGGTGGAAGTGTTCCTAAGCCAGAGGCTACTGCAAAGGATTGGGTTGATATGATCAATGAATTTCAAAAGGGTGCTTTATCAACTAGGCTTGGAATTCCAATGATTTATGGAATTGATGCTGTTCATGGaaataataatgtatataaaGCTACTATTTTTCCTCACAATGTTGGTCTAGGAGCTACAAG GGACCCTCAACTAGTGAAGAAGATTGGTGATGCAACTGCTCTTGAAGCTAGAGCAACTGGAATTCCATATGTCTTCGCGCCTTGCATTGCG GTGTGTAGAGATCCAAGATGGGGTAGATGTTATGAAAGTTATAGCGAAGATCATAAAATAGTCCAATCTATGACCGAGTTAATTCCAGGGCTGCAAGGTGACCTACCTGCAAATTGGTCAAAGGGTGTTCCATATGTTGGTGGAAG CAAGAAAGTTGCAGCTTGTGCTAAGCACTTTGTTGGTGATGGTGGAACAACAAAAGGAATCAATGAGAATAACACAGTCGCAACCAGACATGAATTGCTTAGCATTCACATGCCAGCTTACTATAACTCAATTATTAAAGGCGTGTCAACCATCATGGTGTCTTACTCAAGCTGGAACGGAGAAAAAATGCACGCTAATCGCGATTTAATCACCGGTTTTCTCAAGAACACACTTCGTTTCAGG GGTTTTGTCATATCAGATTGGGAGGGAATTGACAGGATAACTTCCCCGCCTCATGCTAATTACACCTATTCAATTGAAGCTGGAGTGAATGCCGGTATTGACATG ATAATGATTCCCTTTAACTACACAGAATTCATAGATGGCTTGACTTTACTAGTGAAAAGCAATGCCATACCTATGAGTAGAATTGATGATGCAGTGAAGAGAATTTTGAGAGTCAAGTTTGTTATGGGACTATTTGAAAATCCATTGGCAGATTACAGCCTTACCGATCAACTCGGGAGCCAG GAGCATAGGGAATTGGCTAGGGAAGCTGTGAGGAAATCATTGGTACTATTAAAGAATGGTGAAAATGCTGATAAGCCGCTTCTTCCTCTTCCTAAAAAGGCTCCAAAAATACTCGTTGCTGGAAGTCATGCTGATAATCTAGGATATCAATGTGGTGGATGGACCATTCAGTGGCAAGGACTTAGTGGCAACAACATCACTAGTG GTACCACAATTCTGAGTGCTATAAAAAACACAGTTGACAAAGAAACCAAGGTAGTCTATGAGGAGAATCCTTCACTAGACTACGTAAAATCCAATGATTTTTCGTATGCAGTCGTGGTAGTTGGAGAGACACCATACGCTGAAACAAATGGCGACAGCTTGAACTTAACAATTTCCGGTAACGGAACAGAAACAATAAACAATGTATGCGGCAGAGTGAAATGTGTCGTTGTGTTAGTCACTGGTAGACCTGTTGCCATACAACCATATCTTAACAAAATTGACGGACTCGTTGCTGCTTGGCTTCCTGGTAGTGAAGGTACTGGTGTTGCTGATGTTTTGTTTGGTGATTATGGATTTACTGGTAAGCTTGCTAGGACATGGTTTAAGACTGTTGATCAGTTGCCAATGAATGTTGGTGATTCTCATTATGATCCTTTGTTTCCATTTGGATTCGGTTTAAGCTCATAA
- the LOC25495857 gene encoding probable polygalacturonase At3g15720 isoform X1 has product MNFQFFVLVMFVVVASPYQCVRLKHIRPSFNVLDYGAVGNGKNDETRAFVDAWKDTCIAMHESSTLLIPKGKTFMLQPVWFQGPCNSSNIYVKLEGTIIAPKNIEAWKWPNDNYKGSWIRFIEISGLIVYGGGIIDGKGAQWWDCHSNIKCEKENPTALHFHACENLILRELTHINSPRNHISLNACHGSHISKLHIIAPNESPNTDGIDIAESSNIIIENSKIETGDDCIAINHGSNSIYINGIFCGPGHGISVGSLGRNGVHESVENIYVRNCTFNRTTNGARIKTWIGGNGYARKVTFEDIILIEADNPVIIDQEYNPYDSAYAVKVSDVTFRNIRGTSIAKHAIQLHCDEDITCTNIILEGINITSSIGEEVHASCKNVNGVCTSCIPYVPCLSLE; this is encoded by the exons atgaattttcaattttttgttcttgtaatgtttgttgttgttgcttcaCCTTATCAATGTGTTAGACTAAAGCATATAAGACCCAGCTTCAATGTTCTTGACTATGGTGCTGTTGGGAATGGGAAAAATGATGAAACACGG GCTTTTGTGGATGCATGGAAAGACACATGTATTGCAATGCATGAAAGCTCAACCCTTCTTATACCTAAAGGAAAAACATTCATGTTACAACCTGTGTGGTTTCAGGGTCCTTGCAACTCTTCAAACATTTATGTGAAG CTTGAAGGAACTATCATAGCTCCAAAAAACATTGAAGCATGGAAATGGCCAAATGACAATTATAAAGGTTCATGGATCCGTTTTATAGAGATAAGTGGTCTTATTGTTTATGGAGGAGGAATAATTGATGGCAAAGGTGCTCAATGGTGGGATTGCCATTCCAATATCAAGTGTGAAAAAGAAAATCCAACT GCTTTGCATTTTCATGCTTGTGAAAATCTGATTCTAAGGGAATTGACTCATATCAACAGTCCAAGAAATCATATAAGTTTGAATGCATGTCATGGCTCACATATCTCTAAACTACATATTATCGCACCAAATGAAAGTCCAAACACCGATGGGATTGACATTGCAGAATCATCAAATATCATCATTGAAAATTCCAAGATAGAAACTG GTGATGATTGCATTGCCATCAATCACGGTTCCAATTCCATTTACATTAATGGAATTTTTTGTGGACCTGGCCATGGCATAAG TGTGGGAAGCCTAGGAAGAAATGGAGTTCATGAATCAGTGGAAAATATATATGTTCGAAATTGCACTTTCAATAGGACAACAAATGGAGCCAGAATCAAGACATGGATA GGAGGAAATGGTTATGCAAGGAAAGTCACATTTGAGGATATTATACTAATTGAAGCAGACAATCCAGTGATTATTGATCAAGAATACAACCCATATGATAGTGCATATGCAGTGAAAGTAAGTGATGTAACTTTCCGCAACATAAGAGGAACATCTATTGCTAAACATGCAATTCAATTACATTGTGATGAAGACATAACTTGCACAAACATTATACTTGAAGGGATTAACATAACATCTTCTATAGGAGAGGAAGTTCATGCATCATGCAAAAATGTAAATGGAGTATGCACTTCATGCATACCTTATGTTCCATGTCTTTCTCTAGAGTGA
- the LOC25495857 gene encoding probable polygalacturonase At3g15720 isoform X2: MNFQFFVLVMFVVVASPYQCVRLKHIRPSFNVLDYGAVGNGKNDETRGPCNSSNIYVKLEGTIIAPKNIEAWKWPNDNYKGSWIRFIEISGLIVYGGGIIDGKGAQWWDCHSNIKCEKENPTALHFHACENLILRELTHINSPRNHISLNACHGSHISKLHIIAPNESPNTDGIDIAESSNIIIENSKIETGDDCIAINHGSNSIYINGIFCGPGHGISVGSLGRNGVHESVENIYVRNCTFNRTTNGARIKTWIGGNGYARKVTFEDIILIEADNPVIIDQEYNPYDSAYAVKVSDVTFRNIRGTSIAKHAIQLHCDEDITCTNIILEGINITSSIGEEVHASCKNVNGVCTSCIPYVPCLSLE, from the exons atgaattttcaattttttgttcttgtaatgtttgttgttgttgcttcaCCTTATCAATGTGTTAGACTAAAGCATATAAGACCCAGCTTCAATGTTCTTGACTATGGTGCTGTTGGGAATGGGAAAAATGATGAAACACGG GGTCCTTGCAACTCTTCAAACATTTATGTGAAG CTTGAAGGAACTATCATAGCTCCAAAAAACATTGAAGCATGGAAATGGCCAAATGACAATTATAAAGGTTCATGGATCCGTTTTATAGAGATAAGTGGTCTTATTGTTTATGGAGGAGGAATAATTGATGGCAAAGGTGCTCAATGGTGGGATTGCCATTCCAATATCAAGTGTGAAAAAGAAAATCCAACT GCTTTGCATTTTCATGCTTGTGAAAATCTGATTCTAAGGGAATTGACTCATATCAACAGTCCAAGAAATCATATAAGTTTGAATGCATGTCATGGCTCACATATCTCTAAACTACATATTATCGCACCAAATGAAAGTCCAAACACCGATGGGATTGACATTGCAGAATCATCAAATATCATCATTGAAAATTCCAAGATAGAAACTG GTGATGATTGCATTGCCATCAATCACGGTTCCAATTCCATTTACATTAATGGAATTTTTTGTGGACCTGGCCATGGCATAAG TGTGGGAAGCCTAGGAAGAAATGGAGTTCATGAATCAGTGGAAAATATATATGTTCGAAATTGCACTTTCAATAGGACAACAAATGGAGCCAGAATCAAGACATGGATA GGAGGAAATGGTTATGCAAGGAAAGTCACATTTGAGGATATTATACTAATTGAAGCAGACAATCCAGTGATTATTGATCAAGAATACAACCCATATGATAGTGCATATGCAGTGAAAGTAAGTGATGTAACTTTCCGCAACATAAGAGGAACATCTATTGCTAAACATGCAATTCAATTACATTGTGATGAAGACATAACTTGCACAAACATTATACTTGAAGGGATTAACATAACATCTTCTATAGGAGAGGAAGTTCATGCATCATGCAAAAATGTAAATGGAGTATGCACTTCATGCATACCTTATGTTCCATGTCTTTCTCTAGAGTGA